The following proteins are encoded in a genomic region of Paenibacillus sp. FSL H3-0469:
- a CDS encoding MBL fold metallo-hydrolase — translation MGISFTVLSSGSTGNVTVVRNGETTLMIDAGLSAKRIDELLAMRELTGAELDGILVTHEHSDHIKGLGAMARKYNLPIYANSNTWGAIEKGIGKIEEHNRVIMETGQHRDFGSMRVESFAISHDAAEPVAYNFYDGKEKLCVATDLGYVSDKVRTAISDADVLVLESNHDIEMLRMGRYPWNTKRRILGDLGHLSNEAAGAALSEILSGRTKRAYLAHLSRDHNMMDLAKMSVRGAMEDRGCFYKDSEFRLCDTYYDRPTPWDKVSQS, via the coding sequence ATGGGGATTTCATTTACAGTACTGTCCAGCGGTTCTACCGGGAATGTGACAGTGGTGCGTAACGGCGAGACCACACTTATGATCGACGCGGGTCTGAGTGCGAAGCGGATTGACGAGCTGCTGGCCATGCGTGAGCTGACGGGAGCGGAGCTGGACGGGATTCTTGTGACCCACGAGCATTCGGATCATATTAAGGGGCTGGGCGCGATGGCCCGCAAGTATAATCTTCCGATCTATGCGAATTCGAACACCTGGGGAGCCATAGAGAAGGGGATCGGCAAGATTGAGGAGCATAACAGGGTCATTATGGAGACCGGCCAGCACCGGGATTTCGGCAGCATGCGGGTGGAATCCTTCGCCATCTCCCACGATGCTGCGGAGCCGGTAGCTTACAATTTCTATGACGGCAAGGAGAAGCTGTGTGTAGCGACAGACCTCGGGTATGTCAGCGACAAGGTGAGAACGGCTATATCGGATGCCGATGTGCTTGTGCTGGAGTCGAATCATGATATCGAAATGCTGCGGATGGGGCGTTATCCCTGGAATACGAAGCGGCGGATTCTCGGCGATCTTGGGCATCTGTCCAATGAAGCGGCAGGAGCAGCGCTCAGCGAGATTCTAAGCGGGCGGACCAAGCGCGCCTATCTGGCCCACTTAAGCAGAGACCATAATATGATGGATCTGGCGAAGATGTCCGTGCGCGGGGCGATGGAGGACCGGGGCTGCTTTTACAAAGACAGTGAGTTCAGGCTCTGTGACACCTACTATGACCGGCCTACGCCATGGGATAAGGTGAGCCAGTCATAA
- the yycI gene encoding two-component system regulatory protein YycI: protein MDWGRAKSVLIYAFLVLNLLLCYQLWIDVRDQVSAGLDFTSLSAETKAVMEEKNIRLLCPIPAGTPQLPDITYRYSAEEQNELPVKLKEPVDSKLMYSSFSELSNLLKGQIPDIANYRFDSQESEVGKFVLHPLVDNKWSLFRVRLELINSDQKIVAYRWPKIEIAASRSEDLQKVLPASQALSSLIEKYFPAGAAVKEIELGYYGELFNSESQVASPMWRFMLEDGSAYYMDAISADIISPKTTE, encoded by the coding sequence ATGGACTGGGGAAGGGCTAAGAGTGTATTGATATATGCCTTTCTGGTGCTGAATCTGCTGCTGTGCTATCAGCTATGGATTGATGTGCGTGATCAGGTCAGCGCTGGACTTGACTTCACTTCCCTGTCTGCTGAGACTAAGGCGGTGATGGAAGAGAAGAACATCAGGCTGCTGTGCCCGATTCCGGCTGGCACTCCACAGCTGCCTGATATCACGTACCGTTATTCGGCCGAAGAGCAGAATGAACTGCCTGTGAAGCTTAAGGAGCCGGTCGACAGCAAGCTGATGTACTCCTCGTTCTCGGAACTTAGCAATCTGCTGAAGGGCCAGATTCCCGACATTGCCAATTACCGGTTCGATTCACAGGAGAGTGAGGTCGGCAAGTTCGTCCTGCATCCGCTGGTGGATAACAAGTGGTCTCTGTTCAGAGTGCGGCTGGAGCTGATCAACAGTGACCAGAAGATTGTGGCCTACCGCTGGCCGAAGATTGAGATCGCAGCAAGCCGGAGCGAGGATCTGCAGAAGGTTCTCCCGGCATCGCAGGCGCTTAGCAGTCTGATCGAGAAGTATTTTCCTGCGGGTGCTGCAGTGAAGGAGATTGAGCTGGGCTATTACGGAGAGTTGTTTAACTCCGAGAGCCAGGTGGCTTCGCCGATGTGGCGGTTCATGCTGGAGGACGGCAGTGCCTATTATATGGATGCGATCAGTGCGGATATTATCAGTCCGAAGACAACAGAGTAG
- the yycH gene encoding two-component system activity regulator YycH: MKERIKSWMLVLLILGSLVESYYLIYRLPGSDSAVLSKTLYVKTDNMGPKEKVENLLYPDKMIIHMGGDKHTLFYPSSTFYNLIMNRLKGRSFESFQRRSVQDFDWDKIRSENPGIELSFGAGIPVTLLQRVMQISSDSLFEGESIDRIWIYNIKNDSKAHVIFFSTRGDIVYEAAKADLTVQDVQQHVDFGKNLTQYTAVNGEYYVPEADVPLVKVVMPASMYTIEQMQSNLFFDAGNTRYIPEKDGSKIYTDSKRSLQVDQEQNWMSYSDPAALPDGDSTPAKDALVAVEFVNNHGGWNGTYRLAATEESRQDRKVSFQQYYGAYPSGSYPIMSNPQLQYGVIHLELQQGTVSSYERSLMYTNEEKSEKTIVELPGGELLKQRLAQIGSSLRIIELTPAYMPALAGEKLQLHPVWRVTLSDGSELTLN, encoded by the coding sequence GTGAAGGAGAGAATCAAGTCATGGATGCTGGTCTTGCTTATACTCGGAAGTCTCGTGGAGAGCTATTATCTGATCTACAGGCTGCCCGGCAGCGACTCGGCAGTGTTGTCGAAGACCTTATATGTGAAGACGGATAATATGGGGCCGAAGGAAAAGGTGGAGAACCTGCTCTACCCCGATAAAATGATTATTCATATGGGCGGAGACAAGCATACACTGTTCTACCCCAGCTCCACTTTCTATAACCTGATTATGAACCGCCTGAAGGGCCGCAGTTTCGAGAGCTTCCAGCGGCGGTCCGTACAGGATTTCGACTGGGACAAGATCCGAAGTGAGAATCCGGGCATTGAGCTGTCGTTCGGGGCAGGCATTCCGGTAACGCTGCTGCAGCGGGTTATGCAGATCTCGTCAGATTCGCTGTTCGAGGGGGAGAGCATTGACCGGATCTGGATCTACAATATCAAAAATGACTCCAAAGCCCATGTTATCTTCTTCAGCACACGCGGGGATATTGTGTACGAGGCGGCTAAGGCTGATCTTACGGTCCAGGATGTGCAGCAGCATGTGGACTTCGGTAAGAATCTGACGCAGTATACAGCCGTAAACGGTGAGTATTATGTCCCTGAGGCGGATGTTCCGCTGGTTAAAGTTGTGATGCCTGCGAGTATGTATACCATTGAGCAAATGCAAAGCAATCTGTTCTTCGATGCAGGCAATACAAGGTATATTCCTGAGAAGGACGGCTCCAAAATCTATACGGACAGCAAACGCAGCCTGCAGGTGGACCAGGAGCAGAACTGGATGAGTTATAGTGATCCTGCAGCACTTCCGGACGGGGACAGCACACCGGCGAAGGATGCACTGGTGGCGGTGGAATTTGTCAATAACCATGGCGGCTGGAACGGAACCTACAGGCTGGCTGCTACGGAGGAGAGCCGGCAGGACCGCAAGGTTTCTTTTCAGCAATATTATGGCGCTTATCCGTCCGGCTCCTATCCGATTATGAGCAATCCGCAGCTTCAGTATGGCGTAATCCATCTGGAGCTCCAGCAGGGAACGGTCTCTTCCTATGAGCGCTCCCTGATGTACACGAATGAGGAAAAGTCTGAAAAGACCATTGTTGAGCTGCCCGGCGGCGAACTGCTGAAGCAGCGGCTGGCGCAGATCGGCAGCTCCTTGCGGATCATTGAGCTTACGCCTGCCTATATGCCTGCGCTGGCCGGGGAGAAGCTGCAGCTTCATCCGGTCTGGCGGGTTACACTCAGTGACGGCAGTGAGCTTACATTGAATTAG
- the walK gene encoding cell wall metabolism sensor histidine kinase WalK: MKALSFFRTIQARLIVIYVLLILIAMQLIGVYFVSSMKNSLTDNFTKDLKARAEMLSILTADKFGSETGTADEESAVESLRGMVNNLYINGAEIQVLDASGKIITTSIPSQNDYVGQRNTQTVVSRALQGISDNEEYIIADDNVRKKVVAKPVISGDKVVGAIYIAADMKDLYATMSRINSVFLSGLLLALALTAVLGVILAHTITHPIKEMTKHATAVAEGRFNRKVPVFGNDEIGQLSQAFNYMTDRLREALLQNEEEKEKLSSILANMSDGVVATDESGAVILMNTRAALMLGAEGPLPAGASLGGLLGLEPEQSVSVTQGIPQSAMLHLSPMGGEDPNIVRVTFTPIQRREGGRIAGTIAVLQDVTEQENLEESRREFVANVSHELRTPLTTIKSYAEALDDGALEDPQLAVRFVGVIRNETERMIRLVTDLLHLSRLDSKESSLRIQQTDISEMLEDVADRFSFQIRQKRIHISTRVRKDVATAWLDRDQIDQVLGNLVSNALKYTPEGGSIQLEAHKNEDGMLAVSVRDSGIGIPKKDIERIFERFYRVDKARSRNMGGTGLGLSIAREIVKAHGGSISLQSELNEGSLVTFTLPLMKQRGSEA; encoded by the coding sequence ATGAAGGCACTGTCCTTTTTCCGGACGATCCAGGCCAGGCTTATCGTGATCTATGTACTGCTGATTCTGATTGCGATGCAGCTGATCGGCGTATACTTTGTCAGCTCGATGAAGAACTCGCTGACGGATAACTTCACCAAGGACCTGAAGGCCCGGGCCGAAATGCTCTCGATCCTCACCGCTGACAAATTCGGCAGTGAGACGGGCACAGCCGATGAGGAATCGGCTGTGGAGAGCCTGCGCGGCATGGTGAACAATCTGTATATCAATGGCGCAGAAATTCAGGTGCTGGATGCGAGCGGCAAGATTATCACCACCTCGATCCCTTCACAGAATGACTATGTCGGCCAGCGGAACACGCAGACCGTGGTCAGCCGCGCCTTGCAGGGCATCAGCGATAATGAGGAATATATCATCGCTGATGATAATGTGCGCAAAAAGGTAGTAGCGAAGCCGGTAATTTCCGGTGATAAGGTGGTAGGTGCCATCTATATAGCTGCTGATATGAAAGACTTATATGCCACCATGAGCCGGATTAACAGTGTGTTCCTCTCGGGGCTGCTGCTGGCGCTGGCGCTCACGGCAGTGCTGGGAGTTATCCTCGCGCATACGATTACGCATCCGATTAAGGAGATGACCAAGCATGCTACGGCTGTGGCGGAAGGGCGCTTCAACCGGAAGGTTCCCGTGTTCGGCAATGATGAGATTGGCCAGCTGAGCCAGGCCTTCAACTATATGACAGACCGGTTGCGCGAGGCGCTGCTGCAGAACGAAGAGGAGAAGGAGAAGCTGTCCTCCATTCTTGCCAATATGAGTGACGGTGTCGTAGCCACAGATGAGAGCGGCGCGGTGATTCTGATGAATACACGCGCCGCCTTGATGCTGGGCGCGGAAGGCCCCCTTCCTGCCGGGGCCTCGCTCGGCGGACTGCTAGGGCTGGAGCCTGAGCAGTCCGTCTCGGTGACCCAAGGCATTCCTCAGTCGGCTATGCTTCATCTGTCTCCCATGGGTGGAGAGGACCCCAATATTGTGCGGGTGACCTTCACCCCGATCCAACGCCGTGAAGGCGGACGGATCGCCGGGACGATTGCGGTGCTGCAGGATGTTACGGAGCAGGAGAATCTGGAGGAGTCCCGCCGGGAGTTCGTGGCGAATGTATCGCATGAGCTGCGGACGCCGCTTACGACGATCAAGAGCTATGCGGAGGCGCTGGATGACGGCGCACTCGAAGATCCGCAGCTCGCCGTGAGGTTCGTCGGAGTTATCCGCAACGAGACGGAGCGCATGATCCGGCTGGTTACGGATCTGCTGCATCTGTCGCGGCTCGATTCCAAGGAATCCAGCCTGCGCATTCAGCAGACGGATATCTCCGAGATGCTGGAGGATGTGGCCGACCGCTTCTCCTTCCAGATCCGCCAGAAGCGGATTCATATCAGCACGAGGGTGCGCAAGGATGTCGCTACTGCGTGGCTGGACCGGGACCAGATTGACCAGGTGCTGGGTAATCTGGTCTCCAATGCCCTCAAGTATACGCCGGAAGGCGGGAGTATTCAGCTGGAGGCGCATAAGAACGAGGACGGCATGTTGGCCGTGTCTGTCCGCGACTCCGGGATTGGGATTCCGAAGAAGGATATTGAACGCATCTTTGAACGCTTCTACCGGGTTGATAAGGCGCGCTCGCGGAATATGGGCGGAACAGGTCTGGGCCTGTCCATTGCCCGGGAAATTGTCAAAGCCCACGGCGGCTCCATTTCCCTGCAATCGGAGCTGAATGAGGGCTCGCTGGTCACGTTCACGCTGCCTTTGATGAAGCAAAGGGGGAGTGAGGCGTGA
- the yycF gene encoding response regulator YycF, giving the protein MQMGTILVVDDEQPIADILKFNLEKEGYEVICAFDGNSAVELALSKRPDLMLLDLMLPGKDGMDVCREVRSAHLDIPIIMLTAKDGEIDKVLGLELGADDYVTKPFSTRELLARVKAQMRRQHKPSQSEAPSEAVESKQGVYHFGLFIDTDMYMVYKDSEPLDLTHREYELLYYMIRHAGKVMTREHLLQAVWGFEYFGDVRTVDVTIRRLREKIEENPSKPEYIHTRRGLGYLMHSPKNGGL; this is encoded by the coding sequence ATGCAAATGGGAACGATTCTGGTAGTGGATGATGAACAACCTATTGCTGATATATTGAAATTCAATCTGGAAAAAGAGGGCTATGAGGTCATCTGCGCCTTCGACGGCAACAGTGCGGTGGAGCTGGCTCTGTCCAAACGCCCCGATCTGATGCTGCTGGATCTCATGCTGCCCGGCAAGGACGGAATGGATGTCTGCCGTGAGGTACGCTCTGCCCATCTGGATATTCCTATCATTATGCTTACCGCGAAGGATGGAGAGATCGATAAAGTGCTGGGTCTTGAGCTCGGTGCGGATGATTATGTGACCAAGCCGTTCAGTACACGTGAGCTGCTGGCCAGAGTTAAGGCCCAAATGCGGCGCCAGCATAAGCCATCGCAGTCGGAAGCGCCGAGTGAAGCGGTGGAGAGCAAGCAGGGGGTCTATCATTTCGGATTATTCATTGATACGGATATGTATATGGTGTACAAGGATAGTGAGCCTCTGGATCTGACGCATCGTGAATATGAGCTGCTCTATTATATGATCCGCCATGCGGGCAAGGTAATGACCCGGGAGCATCTGCTGCAGGCTGTGTGGGGCTTCGAATATTTCGGCGATGTGCGGACAGTGGATGTGACCATCCGCCGGCTCAGAGAAAAAATTGAGGAGAATCCCAGCAAGCCGGAGTATATTCATACCCGGCGCGGACTCGGTTATTTGATGCATAGCCCCAAAAACGGAGGGTTGTAA
- a CDS encoding M23 family metallopeptidase: MKGFKFIRRMGNLRNRAEASTGSGAAGEQGKDAMTSGEPRVFQPDMKSRRRRRSWVLASAGLVLLTTFLVGAQKKQVTANTVTYYKVLVNGEEIGALNQQAELNKLFEEKRREYQLKYPDSVMVLQTGGITTEAERAYKPEVNSEATLDKLDGMLKAYAVGVQLAVDGEPLGIVKDQETAAAVLQAVKAHYAPQNAAAPGAKLKKTAAKAGAAGSAANDQVESVKIREEVNIVPVKADPNKVLSVEEAVKVLTEGREAPLRYAVQEGDTVSAIASRFNITQAEIFRNNPEVKELSLQIGDELQLTVPQPDLTVVTVEQVTEEVVTEPEVIIRKSDQLPAGKRKVVRPGQTGLKTMKYRLTKENGQVVQEEWLGQSVVKASLPEVVYSGTKVVGEGTGMFAWPVSGAMISSSYGERWGRTHKGVDLVSGNRTIKAADAGTVSFAGVQNGYGNVVIVDHNNGYVTYYGHLSSISVSTGQKLGQGSSIGIMGSTGRSTGTHLHFEIRKNGTAINPMKYLK, from the coding sequence ATGAAAGGATTTAAGTTTATACGCCGGATGGGGAACCTGCGGAACCGTGCAGAAGCATCCACAGGATCTGGTGCAGCAGGTGAACAAGGTAAGGATGCAATGACTTCGGGGGAACCCCGTGTCTTTCAGCCGGATATGAAATCCCGCCGCCGCCGGCGTTCATGGGTACTGGCTTCTGCCGGTCTCGTTCTGCTGACCACCTTCCTGGTGGGGGCACAGAAGAAGCAGGTGACAGCGAATACAGTAACCTATTATAAGGTGCTGGTGAACGGCGAGGAGATTGGTGCGCTGAACCAGCAGGCGGAGTTGAACAAGCTGTTCGAGGAGAAGAGACGGGAATATCAGCTCAAATATCCTGACTCTGTGATGGTCCTGCAGACCGGCGGTATTACTACCGAGGCCGAGCGGGCTTACAAGCCGGAGGTTAACAGCGAAGCTACACTGGACAAGCTGGATGGTATGCTCAAGGCTTATGCCGTAGGCGTACAATTGGCTGTGGACGGAGAACCGCTGGGAATTGTGAAGGATCAGGAGACGGCGGCGGCAGTGCTTCAGGCCGTTAAGGCGCATTACGCTCCGCAGAATGCGGCAGCTCCGGGTGCGAAGCTGAAGAAGACGGCAGCCAAGGCGGGAGCGGCTGGTTCAGCCGCCAATGATCAGGTGGAGTCAGTCAAGATCCGGGAGGAAGTCAACATCGTTCCGGTGAAGGCAGATCCCAATAAGGTGCTTAGCGTAGAAGAAGCAGTGAAGGTACTCACCGAAGGCAGAGAGGCGCCGCTGCGCTATGCGGTTCAGGAAGGCGACACAGTCTCTGCTATTGCTTCCCGGTTCAACATTACCCAGGCGGAGATTTTCCGCAATAATCCTGAGGTGAAGGAGCTTAGTCTGCAGATTGGGGATGAATTGCAGCTAACGGTGCCGCAGCCTGACCTTACGGTAGTGACCGTAGAACAGGTAACCGAAGAGGTGGTCACGGAGCCTGAGGTGATTATCCGCAAGAGTGACCAGCTGCCGGCAGGCAAGCGGAAGGTAGTCCGTCCCGGACAAACCGGGCTCAAAACGATGAAGTACAGGCTGACCAAAGAGAACGGACAGGTGGTTCAGGAGGAGTGGCTGGGTCAGAGCGTAGTAAAGGCTTCTCTGCCTGAAGTGGTCTATTCTGGTACCAAGGTTGTAGGTGAAGGAACAGGAATGTTCGCCTGGCCGGTTAGCGGAGCGATGATCTCCAGCAGCTACGGCGAGCGATGGGGACGCACACACAAGGGAGTCGATCTGGTATCGGGCAACCGCACGATCAAGGCTGCGGATGCAGGGACGGTCAGCTTCGCCGGTGTGCAGAACGGTTATGGCAATGTGGTGATTGTTGACCATAACAACGGATACGTTACGTACTACGGGCATTTAAGCAGTATCTCGGTCTCAACCGGACAGAAGCTGGGACAGGGAAGTTCCATCGGCATTATGGGCAGCACCGGGCGCTCGACGGGGACGCACCTGCATTTTGAGATCCGCAAGAACGGGACGGCCATCAATCCGATGAAATACCTAAAGTAA
- a CDS encoding adenylosuccinate synthase, with protein MSTVVVVGTQWGDEGKGKITDFLAESADVVARYQGGNNAGHTILIDGKKFKLSLIPSGVFYKEKTCVIGNGMVINPEALIQEINYIHDNGFDTKNLVISDRAHVIMPYHMVLDALEEDRKGPNKIGTTRKGIGPCYMDKAARNGIRIADLMDAEEFELRLRPLMEEKNQVITQVYGAEPLNVEEILTKYLEYAEVLRGYVTDTSVVLNDAIDAESRVLFEGAQGVMLDIDQGTYPFVTSSNPSAGGVCIGSGVGPSKIKQVIGVAKSYTTRVGDGPFPTELNDATGDYIRETGHEYGTVTGRARRVGWFDSVVVRHARRVSGITGLSLNSLDVLSGLETVKICTGYKYRGDIITHYPASLKMLAECEAVYEELPGWSEDITGAKTLEDLPANTRKYVERVSELTGIPISIFSVGRNREQTNQVLPIYI; from the coding sequence ATGTCAACGGTAGTCGTCGTGGGAACACAATGGGGAGACGAAGGCAAAGGCAAGATCACGGATTTTCTGGCGGAAAGTGCAGATGTGGTCGCCCGGTATCAAGGGGGTAACAATGCCGGTCACACGATTCTGATTGACGGAAAGAAGTTCAAGCTGAGCTTGATTCCATCTGGTGTATTTTATAAAGAGAAGACTTGTGTTATCGGCAACGGAATGGTTATCAACCCGGAAGCGCTGATCCAAGAAATTAATTATATTCATGACAATGGCTTTGATACGAAGAACCTGGTAATCAGTGATCGTGCGCATGTCATTATGCCTTATCATATGGTGCTGGATGCACTTGAGGAAGACCGCAAAGGACCGAACAAAATCGGTACCACACGCAAGGGAATCGGCCCGTGCTACATGGATAAGGCTGCCCGTAACGGCATCCGGATTGCTGATCTGATGGACGCTGAGGAATTCGAGCTGAGACTTCGTCCACTGATGGAAGAGAAGAATCAGGTGATCACTCAGGTATACGGTGCTGAGCCGCTGAATGTGGAAGAGATTCTGACCAAATATCTGGAGTATGCAGAAGTGCTGCGCGGCTATGTAACTGACACTTCGGTGGTGCTGAATGATGCGATTGATGCGGAATCCAGAGTATTGTTCGAAGGCGCACAGGGCGTTATGCTGGATATCGACCAAGGAACTTATCCGTTCGTAACTTCATCGAATCCTTCAGCTGGCGGAGTCTGCATTGGCTCTGGCGTAGGCCCGTCCAAGATCAAGCAGGTTATTGGTGTGGCTAAGTCTTATACTACCCGCGTCGGCGACGGTCCGTTCCCTACAGAGCTGAACGATGCGACCGGTGATTATATCCGCGAGACCGGCCATGAGTACGGAACAGTAACCGGACGCGCCCGCCGCGTAGGCTGGTTCGACAGTGTAGTGGTGCGTCACGCCCGCCGCGTCAGCGGAATCACCGGCCTGTCGCTGAACTCGCTGGACGTTCTGAGCGGTCTTGAGACTGTGAAGATCTGCACCGGCTACAAGTACCGTGGAGACATTATCACACATTACCCGGCTAGCCTAAAAATGCTGGCAGAATGTGAAGCAGTCTACGAGGAGCTTCCAGGCTGGAGTGAGGACATCACTGGGGCGAAGACGCTGGAGGATCTGCCGGCCAACACACGCAAATACGTGGAACGTGTATCGGAGCTGACCGGGATTCCGATCTCGATCTTCTCTGTAGGCCGCAACCGTGAACAGACTAATCAAGTGCTGCCAATCTATATCTAG